AGTCCTCCCTATCCAAAAGGACCACCTGCTGAAGATTTGGTTGCCCAGAACCGTAGACGCCTCCACTGTTGTACCAGAAATGGATTGGACTTCAAGCTATATCTCCCTCGTTACAAGTCCCAAGACGAGTGGGAGCAACATTTTGGAGACCGATGGACTAGATTCAAGGATAGAAAAGCCTGTTTCGATCCCCTGGcactaccatttttttttttttaccagcAACGTTACATTGTATAATCTACTCTATCTTAATCTAAAGGAAGGGAGAGTCTAAGGAGACTTGTGTTAGAGACTAATGAGTATACATACCCAATTAAACTAAAAAAATGCTATGACAATgccttcaaattttttttattacggTTAAGATTTGAACCCTCACCTATAATTTAAGGTGGGACTTAAATCCCTCCCTGCTGGCCACTACTTGCACCTGGACAAATTGCCCACATTGTCTATAATTGCCCACACCAATCTTTCTTGGTCTCACTCAAGATCTGGTCCTGGCCGGTGACAGATGCCAGCTCCTCAGCAGTTAAAACTTTTTCCAAGTGTACGAATCTAAAGTCCAAATCATACAAAATCTCACCGGCCATTGCTGCCGTGTATCATCATCATGTTGTCAAACTAAAGCGAAGGGTCCTATACTGCATCCAAAGTAAAACCAacccaaaattattttttccgGCTTCTCTTGGAATGGAAGTTAATGTCTAATTATTTACACATCCACACATGCACTTCACCTATTTCGGTCACCACGAATCTTCTACGTCACTTATTGTATATTGCTATCCAtccttcatgaatttcctcaacaagtaaaaaagaaaaaaaaaatataagataaaaagcAAACTACAACAAATCAAAAAacaatatatgaaaaaaataaaataataaaagaaatttcTACTACAAGAACATTACAGAAAGTGAGACAAAAGTTATGACATTGGAGTTGGAGTTCGCCAAATCTCTTAAACTTCTACTAAAGGAGGGAGAGCTATAGCTTCCATCtctcctttttattttcttcaatgGTTGAAATTAGATCTCTTGGTGGGAGGTCCTTTACGAGGGGTCCTGATTGATAAACGTAACAATTCGTTTCATCAAAACCCTGGCACGCTCAGAAGTTGGGTTAGGCAGATGAAAGCAATGTCCCTCCTCTTCAGTCTCCATCATTTCCAATTCTCCATCCCATCTACTTTTCTTCAATGCGCAGTAATAAAGCAAACTTCTCTCTCTTACGAAATCCTTCTCCGCTGTTAAGACCAGGACCCTTTTGCAAACAAGCCTCGACAACAGATCAGGATGCGCCATAGGATGCAACCTGGGATCATCACAGATGCTAATATCTGGGGCTATGAGGGAGAAAAGCTTATTAAGCATATCAGGCTTACCATCACCAAAATAGGGATGGACCAAGATCATCCCCGCGATCTTTACCTCATCCCCTGGTCCAATTTTTTCACTGGCCCTGACCATTACATCATGTGCAATATTAGCTCCAGCACTATCACCTGCCAAAAAGATTCTAGCAAAATCGGCATGGTTATTGATCCACGCTTCAGGACCCTGTGCAGAACTAGCATGTGCAAGAACCCATTCGAATGCTATCCAAGAATCATCATAGCATGCGGGGAAAGGATGCTCCGGGGCTAGTCTGTACTCGATGGAAACAGCAATCGCCTTGGCTTCAGCTGCTAGGGAGTTAAGGTAGGGATCGTATAGAGGAGAAAATGCTGATTCAATCACAAAAGCACCTCCGTGGATGTAGATTATGATGGGAAGCTTTTCATCAGGAGTGGTGGTTCTGGGAAGGTAAAGGCGGACTGAAACGTTATTCTCAGGTGGAATAAGGATATCTTTGGATTTGACGCCTGTTTGGGGATCCTCTGACGGAGGGGTGTAGGGGAACTCTGCAAATTTCTCGATTCGGCCATCCTTGTATACACGAAAGTAGGGATAGGAGTCGTGAAGCACCTCGGTTGATGGGGTTGAGTCCATTGTTGGAATTGATGGAAGGAGAGATGGGGACGGAGGCAAGTGTTTGGACTTGTGATTAACGCTTATAGGATGTTATCTAACTAATAGAATAAGGACACCGGTGGTTTCCAAGACCATTTCCGTCGTTCTCGTTCCCCGTGCACACCACGTGactcaatttatttattaaccacCGTTTGGTTGGGAGGTTTTGTACTCCCACAATGGGAATAAGAGGGTAATGACTCCCATTGATAGTGTCTGGTTGACTGCTACGAGGGGACGCTTAGTTCTTGCTTTGGaattggaaagggaaatggaATAATGGATATAGGG
This portion of the Coffea arabica cultivar ET-39 chromosome 2e, Coffea Arabica ET-39 HiFi, whole genome shotgun sequence genome encodes:
- the LOC113732163 gene encoding probable carboxylesterase 1, whose translation is MDSTPSTEVLHDSYPYFRVYKDGRIEKFAEFPYTPPSEDPQTGVKSKDILIPPENNVSVRLYLPRTTTPDEKLPIIIYIHGGAFVIESAFSPLYDPYLNSLAAEAKAIAVSIEYRLAPEHPFPACYDDSWIAFEWVLAHASSAQGPEAWINNHADFARIFLAGDSAGANIAHDVMVRASEKIGPGDEVKIAGMILVHPYFGDGKPDMLNKLFSLIAPDISICDDPRLHPMAHPDLLSRLVCKRVLVLTAEKDFVRERSLLYYCALKKSRWDGELEMMETEEEGHCFHLPNPTSERARVLMKRIVTFINQDPS